In the genome of Desulfovermiculus halophilus DSM 18834, the window GTAGATCAGCTGGTAATTTCCAAGCCGCTGGTCGATGAAAATCTGTAGGCCGTTTACCCCGAAGGGACAGACTCCGCCGATGCGGAAACCGGTCTGCTCCAATGTTTCTTCCGGGGTGGCCATGCGGTGCTTGACCCCGGTAATGGTTTTGAATTTTCCGGAGGCCAGCTTTCGGTCTCCAGGCAGAACAGCCATGCGAAAGCAGCCGTCCTTGCCGGCCAAAAGGATGGATTTTGCTATTTGGGCCACTTGGACCCCGATTCGATCCGCCGCCATCTGTGAGGTGGGCGTGCTGCCGGGGTCAAACTCCAGGGCCTTCAGGCCGTTGTGGTCCAGAATTTCCTGTACTGCGGATGGAATCATGGAGGTCCTCATGTATGAAAATAATGCTCTAACAACCTGTTTTTTAAAAGCATTTTTGTATATTTCGTTAGCGCAAGCGTGCCTGCGCCTTGGCAGGCATGTGGGTTAGTAGCTTTCTGTGTCGGAGAGCCGAATATATGTAACACGTTGGAATGTCGACGAAGATTAAATA includes:
- a CDS encoding YbaK/EbsC family protein translates to MIPSAVQEILDHNGLKALEFDPGSTPTSQMAADRIGVQVAQIAKSILLAGKDGCFRMAVLPGDRKLASGKFKTITGVKHRMATPEETLEQTGFRIGGVCPFGVNGLQIFIDQRLGNYQLIYPAAGTDASGVPMHLDDLARITRGQVCDIAQDG